In Streptomyces longhuiensis, the following proteins share a genomic window:
- a CDS encoding ABC transporter permease has protein sequence MISYIIRRLIAAVILLLVVTAVTFGIFFLLPRIAGQTAEQLAQQYIGKSPSAADIAAVKHNLGLDQPVYTQYWHFIKGIFAGSTYDLGPTTVHCNAPCFGYSFKNHVAVWPELTDRLPITLSLAAGAAVIWLVSGVTVGVISALKPGSFFDRAFMGVALAGVSLPIFFTGQLALLVFTYQIPIFGRTYVPLTENPAQWANTLFPAWCSLALLYSAIYARLTRAGMLETMNEDFIRTARAKGLRERTVVGRHGLRAALTPIVTVFGMDVGLLLGGAVITENVFSLHGIGEYAVQGITDNDLPKVLGVTLLAAFFVVFCNLLVDLLYAAADPRVRLS, from the coding sequence GTGATCTCGTACATCATCCGCCGGCTGATCGCGGCAGTGATCCTGTTGCTGGTCGTCACCGCGGTCACCTTTGGCATCTTTTTCCTGCTGCCGAGAATTGCCGGCCAGACCGCCGAACAGCTCGCGCAGCAGTACATCGGCAAGAGTCCCTCGGCCGCGGACATCGCGGCGGTCAAGCACAACCTCGGCCTGGACCAGCCCGTCTACACCCAGTACTGGCACTTCATCAAGGGGATCTTCGCGGGGTCCACCTACGACCTCGGCCCCACCACGGTCCACTGCAACGCGCCGTGCTTCGGCTACTCCTTCAAGAACCACGTCGCGGTGTGGCCCGAGCTGACCGACAGGCTGCCCATCACCCTGTCGCTGGCCGCCGGTGCCGCCGTCATCTGGCTGGTGTCCGGTGTCACGGTCGGTGTGATCTCGGCGCTCAAGCCCGGATCGTTCTTCGACCGCGCGTTCATGGGTGTGGCCCTTGCCGGTGTCTCGCTGCCCATCTTCTTCACGGGCCAGCTGGCGCTACTCGTCTTCACCTATCAGATTCCGATCTTCGGCCGTACCTACGTACCGTTGACGGAAAATCCGGCGCAGTGGGCCAACACCCTCTTCCCGGCCTGGTGTTCACTCGCTCTGTTGTACTCCGCCATCTACGCCCGGCTGACCCGCGCGGGCATGCTGGAGACGATGAACGAGGACTTCATCCGCACCGCGCGCGCCAAGGGCCTGCGTGAGCGCACGGTGGTCGGCCGGCACGGCCTGCGCGCCGCACTCACCCCGATCGTCACCGTCTTCGGCATGGACGTCGGTCTGCTGCTCGGCGGCGCCGTCATCACCGAGAACGTGTTCTCCCTGCACGGCATCGGTGAGTACGCCGTCCAGGGCATCACCGACAACGACCTGCCCAAGGTCCTCGGCGTGACGCTGCTCGCCGCGTTCTTCGTCGTGTTCTGCAATCTCCTGGTGGACCTTCTCTACGCCGCCGCCGACCCGCGGGTGAGGCTCTCGTGA
- a CDS encoding thioesterase family protein: MAQVSSAAQAVIGDSEFDRDTAVTRREPGVYDIDLSAGWTIISAVNGGYLLAVLGRALGDALPHRDPFTISAHYLTASRPGPAVIRTDVVRTGRTLSTGQASLFQYDDEGAEVERIRVLASYGDLDALPDDVRTTAKPPHLPPVEQCFGAQDGPTPIKGSSAITERLALKLDPATLGWAVGAPSGKGEMRAWFGLADGRDADPLSLLLAVDALPPTAFEMGLTGWVPTVELTVHVRCRPAPGPLRVSITTRNLAGGFLEEDAEVWDSEDRLVAQSRQLARAKLS, encoded by the coding sequence ATGGCACAGGTATCGTCCGCCGCGCAGGCGGTCATCGGCGACAGTGAGTTCGACCGCGACACCGCGGTCACCCGGCGCGAGCCCGGCGTGTACGACATCGACCTCTCGGCCGGCTGGACGATCATCAGCGCCGTCAACGGCGGCTACCTGCTGGCCGTGCTCGGCCGCGCCCTCGGTGACGCGCTGCCGCACAGGGACCCGTTCACCATCTCCGCGCACTACCTGACCGCGTCCCGGCCAGGACCCGCCGTGATCAGGACCGACGTGGTCCGCACCGGCCGCACCCTCTCCACCGGCCAGGCCTCCCTCTTCCAGTACGACGACGAGGGCGCCGAGGTCGAGCGGATCCGCGTCCTCGCCTCCTACGGCGACCTCGACGCGCTCCCGGACGACGTCCGCACCACCGCGAAGCCCCCGCACCTCCCGCCGGTCGAGCAGTGCTTCGGCGCGCAGGACGGCCCCACGCCGATCAAGGGCAGCTCCGCCATCACCGAGCGGCTCGCCCTCAAGCTCGACCCGGCCACGCTCGGCTGGGCGGTCGGTGCGCCCTCCGGCAAGGGCGAGATGCGGGCCTGGTTCGGCCTCGCGGACGGGCGCGACGCGGACCCGCTCTCCCTGCTCCTCGCCGTGGACGCACTGCCCCCGACCGCGTTCGAGATGGGCCTGACCGGCTGGGTCCCGACCGTCGAACTGACCGTCCACGTGCGCTGCCGCCCCGCGCCCGGCCCCCTGCGCGTCTCCATCACCACCCGCAACCTCGCGGGCGGCTTCCTGGAGGAGGACGCCGAGGTCTGGGACAGCGAGGACCGTCTCGTGGCCCAGTCCCGTCAGCTCGCGCGGGCGAAGCTGAGCTGA
- a CDS encoding M1 family metallopeptidase — MALSRSARLAAVATAAASFCLIAAAPAPTPGSDGIGDPYFPQLGNGGFDATHYDLNVAYDPATDRLDGVTTVTARATQNLSSFDLDLQKLTVTSVEVNGRRAQFTRSGDEIRVTPGDAIRDHRTFSVTVTYGGVPEALNGPIVFGSDYGWMKTDDGVFVACEPNAASTWFPSSDHPSDKATYDIRIKAPKGLTGVSNGRLVDTYDVRGGQTVHHWRESRPMATYLATASIGKFDVRTGRTPSGIPIYVAIDPVLKNSNNVDVYGVTAEVTDYWSKVFGPYPFEETGAVVDDMPQAGFSLETQSKPSYSAVRSEGTIVHELAHQWFGDSVSVRQWKDIWLNEGFASYGPWLWNEHKGRSSAHDSFLAAYNSVPASSSFWQSVVADPQRDTMFNSAVYNRGAMTLQVLREQIGDKDFFKLLRTWTATHRYGNAQTADFIRLAEKVSGQDLDGLFRTWLYTKGKPAL; from the coding sequence ATGGCACTCTCCCGTTCGGCACGTCTGGCGGCGGTCGCGACAGCGGCCGCCTCGTTCTGTCTGATCGCCGCCGCCCCGGCCCCCACCCCCGGCTCGGACGGCATCGGCGACCCGTACTTCCCGCAGCTCGGCAACGGCGGCTTCGACGCCACCCACTACGACCTGAACGTGGCGTACGACCCCGCGACCGACCGCCTCGACGGCGTCACCACCGTCACCGCGCGCGCCACCCAGAACCTGTCCTCCTTCGACCTGGACCTCCAGAAGCTGACCGTCACCTCCGTCGAAGTGAACGGCAGACGCGCCCAGTTCACGCGCTCCGGCGACGAGATACGCGTCACCCCGGGCGACGCGATCCGCGACCACCGCACGTTCTCCGTCACGGTCACCTACGGCGGCGTCCCCGAGGCGCTCAACGGCCCCATCGTCTTCGGCTCCGACTATGGCTGGATGAAGACCGACGACGGCGTCTTCGTCGCCTGCGAACCCAACGCCGCCTCCACCTGGTTCCCCTCCAGCGACCATCCCTCGGACAAGGCGACGTACGACATCCGCATCAAGGCGCCCAAGGGCCTGACCGGCGTCTCCAACGGCCGCCTCGTCGACACGTACGACGTCCGGGGCGGGCAGACCGTGCACCACTGGCGCGAGTCCCGGCCGATGGCTACCTACCTCGCGACCGCCTCCATAGGGAAGTTCGACGTCAGGACCGGTCGGACCCCCTCGGGCATCCCGATCTACGTAGCCATCGACCCGGTCCTGAAGAACAGCAACAACGTCGACGTGTACGGCGTCACCGCGGAGGTCACCGACTACTGGTCGAAGGTGTTCGGCCCGTACCCGTTCGAGGAGACCGGCGCGGTCGTCGACGACATGCCGCAGGCGGGCTTCTCCCTGGAGACGCAGTCCAAGCCGAGCTACTCCGCCGTCCGCTCCGAGGGCACGATCGTGCACGAGCTGGCCCACCAGTGGTTCGGCGACTCCGTCTCGGTGCGGCAGTGGAAGGACATCTGGCTCAACGAGGGCTTCGCCAGCTACGGGCCCTGGCTGTGGAACGAGCACAAGGGCCGCTCCAGCGCCCACGACTCCTTCCTCGCCGCCTACAACTCCGTCCCCGCCTCCTCGTCCTTCTGGCAGAGCGTCGTCGCCGACCCGCAGCGCGACACCATGTTCAACAGCGCCGTCTACAACCGTGGCGCGATGACACTCCAGGTCCTTCGCGAGCAGATCGGCGACAAGGACTTCTTCAAGCTGCTGCGTACCTGGACCGCCACGCACCGCTACGGCAACGCGCAGACCGCCGACTTCATCCGCCTCGCCGAGAAGGTCTCCGGGCAGGACCTCGACGGGCTCTTCCGGACATGGCTCTACACGAAGGGCAAGCCCGCCCTGTAG
- a CDS encoding helix-turn-helix transcriptional regulator: MKSDRLLSILLLLQTRGRVAAPELAERLEVSVRTIYRDIEALSASGVPVYAERGRHGGIALLPGYRTDVTGLTADESRALFILAAQGAHSALGLDSAFRSALRKVMAALPEPHRPAAELTSRRILVEASRWRGGPMPAVDLGVLQEAVLAERRLRLRYRHSGTDTPRTYTVDPYGLVSKAGVWYLVADRRAEPQLFRADRVREATLTDAPVRRRPGVQLVDAWAVLKRQVEDRPGAVEATARVRRTHLDLFLRLCGNALTAPPDDDGRGEWITVRLGYGEVREARSLLSFADNVEVTGPPEIREELARCAAAITGVYGPPTGTP; the protein is encoded by the coding sequence GTGAAATCCGACCGGCTGCTCTCGATCCTGCTGCTGCTCCAGACCCGTGGGCGCGTCGCCGCCCCCGAACTCGCCGAGCGGCTCGAAGTGTCCGTGCGCACCATCTACCGCGACATCGAGGCGCTCTCCGCCAGCGGCGTCCCGGTGTACGCCGAGCGCGGCCGGCACGGAGGCATCGCCCTGCTGCCCGGCTATCGCACGGACGTCACCGGACTCACCGCCGACGAGTCGCGCGCCCTGTTCATCCTGGCCGCCCAGGGCGCCCACAGCGCGCTCGGTCTCGACTCCGCGTTCCGCTCAGCCCTGCGCAAGGTGATGGCCGCGCTGCCCGAACCGCATCGTCCCGCCGCCGAGCTGACCAGCCGCCGCATCCTCGTGGAGGCGTCACGCTGGCGGGGCGGGCCCATGCCCGCCGTGGACCTGGGCGTGCTCCAGGAGGCGGTGCTCGCCGAGCGGCGTCTGCGCCTGCGCTACCGGCACAGCGGCACCGACACGCCCCGCACCTACACCGTCGATCCGTACGGACTCGTCTCCAAGGCCGGGGTCTGGTACCTCGTCGCCGACCGGCGCGCCGAGCCCCAGCTCTTCCGGGCGGACCGGGTGCGCGAGGCGACCCTCACGGACGCGCCCGTACGGCGGCGCCCGGGGGTCCAACTAGTCGACGCCTGGGCCGTGTTGAAGCGTCAGGTCGAGGACAGGCCGGGCGCCGTCGAAGCCACCGCGCGCGTGCGGCGCACCCACCTCGACCTGTTCCTGCGGCTGTGCGGCAACGCGCTGACGGCGCCGCCCGACGACGACGGCCGCGGCGAGTGGATCACCGTGCGCCTCGGCTACGGGGAGGTGCGCGAGGCGCGCTCACTCCTGTCCTTCGCCGACAACGTCGAGGTCACCGGCCCGCCCGAGATCCGTGAGGAACTGGCCCGCTGCGCCGCCGCGATCACCGGCGTGTACGGCCCGCCCACAGGAACTCCGTGA
- a CDS encoding alpha/beta fold hydrolase — MTADWNLDRSYASSSGDVAWAARGPADAPPVVLVHGTPFSSYVWRGPARALAARHRVYAWDLPGYGASAKHDGQDVSLAAHARVLTELLGHWGLDRPGAEPAVVAHDFGGCVALRARLLHGARYERLALVDPVALAPWGSPTYRHLGAHAEVFAQLPPALHEALVREYIRSASHRGLHPATLDRLVAPWCTPEGQPAFYRQIEQNDQRFTDEIQGRYGELDLPVLICWGTDDTWIPVARGHELAKLIPGAELRLIEGAGHLVQEDAPAELTGAVTEFLWAGRTRR; from the coding sequence ATGACCGCCGACTGGAATCTCGACCGCTCCTACGCCAGTTCGTCCGGTGACGTCGCCTGGGCCGCGCGCGGCCCCGCGGACGCGCCGCCGGTCGTCCTTGTCCACGGCACGCCCTTCTCGTCGTACGTCTGGCGCGGCCCGGCCCGCGCGCTCGCCGCCCGGCACCGCGTGTACGCGTGGGACCTGCCCGGGTACGGCGCCTCGGCCAAGCACGACGGGCAGGACGTCTCCCTGGCCGCCCACGCCCGTGTCCTGACCGAGCTCCTCGGCCACTGGGGCCTGGACCGGCCCGGCGCCGAACCCGCCGTCGTCGCCCATGACTTCGGCGGCTGCGTCGCCCTGCGCGCCCGCCTGCTCCACGGCGCGCGCTACGAGCGGCTCGCGCTCGTCGACCCGGTGGCGCTCGCCCCGTGGGGCTCCCCCACGTACCGCCATCTCGGCGCGCACGCCGAGGTGTTCGCCCAGCTCCCGCCGGCCCTGCACGAGGCGCTGGTGCGCGAGTACATCAGGTCGGCGAGCCACCGCGGCCTGCACCCGGCGACACTCGACCGACTGGTCGCACCCTGGTGCACTCCCGAGGGGCAGCCCGCCTTCTACCGTCAGATCGAGCAGAACGACCAGCGTTTCACCGACGAGATCCAGGGCCGGTACGGGGAGTTGGACCTGCCCGTGCTCATCTGCTGGGGCACCGACGACACGTGGATCCCGGTCGCGCGGGGGCACGAGCTGGCGAAGCTGATCCCCGGCGCCGAGCTGCGGCTGATCGAGGGCGCGGGGCATCTCGTGCAGGAGGACGCACCCGCCGAACTGACCGGTGCCGTCACGGAGTTCCTGTGGGCGGGCCGTACACGCCGGTGA
- a CDS encoding trimeric intracellular cation channel family protein: MLLELFTPSVQHWLDLIGIFVFAISGALLAVRKNFDVFGIAVLAEVTALGGGLFRDVIIGAVPPAAFTDLGYFLTPLVAAGLVFFLHPEVERTQVAVNIFDAAGLGLFCVTGTVKAYDYGLGLTASAALGLTTAVGGGVLRDIIANEVPSLVRWDRDLYAVPAIVGSTIIVLCIRFDVLSAFSSGAAVITAFVLRLLAMRYHWRAPRAWHRRSSAAEVPEETP; the protein is encoded by the coding sequence GTGCTTCTGGAACTCTTCACCCCCTCCGTCCAGCACTGGCTGGACCTCATCGGGATCTTCGTCTTCGCGATCTCCGGCGCTCTCCTCGCGGTCCGCAAGAACTTCGATGTCTTCGGCATCGCCGTCCTCGCCGAGGTCACCGCGCTGGGCGGGGGGCTGTTCCGTGACGTGATCATCGGTGCCGTCCCGCCGGCCGCGTTCACCGACCTCGGGTACTTCCTGACCCCGCTGGTCGCCGCCGGCCTCGTGTTCTTCCTGCACCCCGAGGTGGAGCGCACCCAGGTCGCGGTGAACATCTTCGACGCGGCGGGCCTCGGCCTGTTCTGCGTCACCGGCACGGTCAAGGCGTACGACTACGGGCTCGGGCTCACGGCCTCCGCGGCGCTCGGCCTCACGACTGCCGTGGGCGGCGGCGTGCTGCGTGACATCATCGCCAACGAGGTCCCGTCCCTGGTCCGCTGGGACCGTGACCTGTACGCGGTGCCGGCGATCGTCGGGTCGACGATCATCGTCCTGTGCATCCGCTTCGACGTGCTGTCCGCGTTCAGCAGCGGCGCCGCGGTCATCACGGCGTTCGTGCTGCGGCTCCTGGCGATGCGCTACCACTGGCGGGCGCCGCGGGCCTGGCACCGCAGGTCGTCGGCGGCCGAGGTGCCGGAGGAGACGCCCTGA
- a CDS encoding ABC transporter substrate-binding protein, with protein sequence MRRSSIAAVAAIGSVSLLLAGCSKADDGSDDSNKSAGANAATKDVVNASTKKGGTVTYAMSDVPDSFDPGNTYYAYMYNFSRLYARPLMTFKPDAGEKGNTLVPDLASAPGKQSDGGKTWTYTIRKGLEYQDGTPITSKDVKYAVERSNFARDVLSLGPNYFQQFLKGGDKYKGPYKDKSDEGLKSIETPDDTTIVFHLNQAFQEFDYLVATPQTAPVPKAKDDGIDYVKHIVSSGSYQFQSYQEGKQAVLVRNKNFDPKTDPLRKQYPNKIVVNLKVNQQTIDKDLQSGDTLIDMQGKGVDTQTQAQLVNDKSKMANTDNAYGGRLVYAAINTKLKPFTNVECRKAVQYAIDKVSVQTAEGGPIRGDIATTVLPPDITGYAKEDVYATSGNKGDVTKAKDALKACGKKTINTTITARSDRDEEVSGAQALIESLKKVGINASLKQFPSGKYFTDYAGVPKFNQKNNVGIMMMQWGADWPSGYGFLQQILNSKAIGQSGNTALSELDDKKVDSMLAEAIGAPDEAKRNELYGQIDKRAMEDAALVPLTYFKVLLYRSPYATNLVSTAAFSGQYDYLNIGTTKK encoded by the coding sequence ATGCGAAGGTCATCAATCGCCGCGGTCGCGGCCATCGGCAGCGTGAGCCTGTTGCTCGCCGGCTGCAGCAAGGCCGACGACGGCTCCGACGACAGCAACAAGTCGGCCGGTGCGAACGCCGCCACGAAGGACGTCGTCAACGCCTCGACGAAGAAGGGCGGCACGGTCACCTACGCGATGTCGGACGTCCCCGACTCGTTCGACCCGGGCAACACGTACTACGCGTACATGTACAACTTCAGCCGGCTGTACGCCCGCCCGCTGATGACGTTCAAGCCCGACGCGGGGGAGAAGGGCAACACGCTCGTCCCCGACCTCGCCTCGGCACCGGGCAAGCAGTCCGACGGCGGCAAGACCTGGACGTACACGATCCGCAAGGGTCTCGAGTACCAGGACGGCACGCCGATCACGTCCAAGGACGTCAAGTACGCCGTCGAGCGCTCGAACTTCGCGCGTGACGTGCTCTCGCTCGGCCCGAACTACTTCCAGCAGTTCCTCAAGGGCGGCGACAAGTACAAGGGCCCGTACAAGGACAAGAGCGACGAGGGCCTGAAGTCCATCGAGACGCCGGACGACACCACGATCGTCTTCCATCTCAACCAGGCCTTCCAGGAGTTCGACTACCTGGTCGCCACCCCGCAGACCGCGCCGGTGCCGAAGGCCAAGGACGACGGCATCGACTACGTCAAGCACATCGTGTCCTCGGGCTCGTACCAGTTCCAGAGCTACCAGGAGGGCAAGCAGGCCGTCCTGGTCCGCAACAAGAACTTCGACCCGAAGACCGACCCGCTGCGCAAGCAGTACCCGAACAAGATCGTCGTCAACCTGAAGGTCAACCAGCAGACGATCGACAAGGACCTGCAGTCCGGCGACACCCTGATCGACATGCAGGGCAAGGGCGTCGACACGCAGACCCAGGCGCAGCTGGTCAACGACAAGTCGAAGATGGCGAACACGGACAACGCCTACGGCGGCCGTCTCGTCTACGCGGCGATCAACACCAAGCTGAAGCCGTTCACGAACGTCGAGTGCCGCAAGGCCGTCCAGTACGCGATCGACAAGGTCTCGGTGCAGACCGCTGAGGGCGGCCCGATCCGCGGTGACATCGCCACCACGGTGCTGCCCCCGGACATCACGGGCTACGCCAAGGAAGACGTCTACGCCACCAGCGGCAACAAGGGTGACGTGACCAAGGCCAAGGACGCCCTGAAGGCCTGCGGCAAGAAGACGATCAACACCACGATCACGGCGCGCAGCGACCGTGACGAAGAGGTCTCCGGCGCCCAGGCGCTCATCGAGTCCCTGAAGAAGGTCGGCATCAACGCCAGCCTGAAGCAGTTCCCGTCGGGCAAGTACTTCACCGACTACGCCGGTGTCCCGAAGTTCAACCAGAAGAACAACGTCGGCATCATGATGATGCAGTGGGGCGCCGACTGGCCGTCCGGCTACGGCTTCCTGCAGCAGATCCTGAACAGCAAGGCGATCGGCCAGTCCGGCAACACCGCCCTGTCGGAGCTCGACGACAAGAAGGTCGACTCGATGCTCGCCGAGGCAATCGGGGCGCCCGACGAGGCCAAGCGCAACGAGCTGTACGGGCAGATCGACAAGCGGGCCATGGAGGACGCGGCGCTCGTTCCGCTGACCTACTTCAAGGTCCTGCTGTACCGCTCGCCGTACGCCACCAACCTGGTGTCCACGGCCGCCTTCAGCGGGCAGTACGACTACCTCAACATCGGCACCACGAAGAAGTAG
- a CDS encoding ABC transporter ATP-binding protein — MSETKKEDAGDTATATVPAQAASPEDREVLLKVEGLVKHFPIKKGILQRQVAAVKAVDGIDFEVRKGETLGVVGESGCGKSTMGRVITKLIEPTGGKIEFEGQDITRLGTRGMRPLRRDIQMIFQDPYGSLNPRHTIGSIVSAPFRLQGVEPEGGVKKEVQRLLELVGLSPEHFNRYPHEFSGGQRQRIGIARALALKPKLVVADEPVSALDVSIQAQVVNLMDDLQSELGLTYVIIAHDLSVVRHVSDRIAVMYLGKVVELADRTSLYEAPMHPYTKALMSAVPVPDPKRRGAKSERILLKGDVPSPISPPSGCRFHTRCWKATEICRTTEPPLLQLAPGRQVACHHPENAEDQAPGDTKLLAVAKEAIEVVTLARTDADDAADEPAAEPAEASAKAPVETPAKESAEAPVKTSAEESAEAPEAAADAGDDSDVQPSDDAGDADGTDDVQESSGS; from the coding sequence GTGAGCGAGACGAAGAAGGAAGACGCAGGGGACACCGCGACGGCCACGGTCCCCGCGCAGGCGGCGTCCCCCGAGGACCGGGAGGTGCTGCTCAAGGTCGAGGGCCTGGTGAAGCACTTCCCGATCAAGAAGGGGATCCTCCAGCGGCAGGTCGCCGCGGTGAAGGCCGTCGACGGGATCGACTTCGAGGTCCGCAAGGGCGAGACCCTGGGCGTCGTCGGCGAGTCCGGCTGCGGCAAGTCGACCATGGGCCGGGTCATCACGAAGCTGATCGAACCCACCGGCGGCAAGATCGAGTTCGAGGGCCAGGACATCACCCGCCTCGGCACGCGGGGCATGCGCCCGCTGCGCCGGGACATCCAGATGATCTTCCAGGACCCGTACGGCTCCCTGAACCCCCGGCACACCATCGGCTCGATCGTCTCGGCGCCGTTCCGGCTCCAGGGCGTGGAGCCCGAGGGCGGGGTGAAGAAGGAGGTCCAGCGCCTCCTGGAGCTGGTGGGCCTCAGCCCCGAGCACTTCAACCGCTACCCGCACGAGTTCTCCGGCGGCCAGCGCCAGCGCATCGGCATCGCCCGCGCGCTCGCGCTCAAGCCGAAGCTGGTCGTTGCGGACGAGCCGGTCTCCGCGCTCGACGTGTCGATCCAGGCGCAGGTCGTCAACCTCATGGACGACCTGCAGTCCGAGCTCGGCCTGACGTACGTGATCATCGCGCACGACCTCTCCGTCGTCCGCCATGTCTCGGACCGCATCGCGGTGATGTACCTCGGCAAGGTCGTCGAACTCGCCGACCGCACCTCGCTCTACGAGGCGCCGATGCACCCGTACACCAAGGCCCTGATGTCGGCCGTGCCGGTGCCGGACCCCAAGCGCCGGGGCGCCAAGAGCGAGCGGATCCTGCTCAAGGGAGACGTGCCCTCGCCGATCTCACCGCCGAGCGGCTGCCGCTTCCACACGCGGTGCTGGAAGGCGACGGAGATCTGCAGGACGACCGAACCGCCGCTGCTCCAGCTCGCCCCCGGCCGCCAAGTGGCCTGCCACCACCCGGAGAACGCCGAGGACCAGGCGCCGGGCGACACCAAGCTGCTCGCGGTCGCCAAGGAGGCGATCGAGGTGGTGACGCTGGCGCGGACGGACGCGGACGACGCTGCGGACGAGCCGGCCGCGGAGCCGGCCGAGGCCTCGGCGAAGGCGCCGGTCGAGACGCCTGCCAAGGAGTCGGCCGAGGCGCCGGTGAAGACGTCGGCCGAGGAGTCTGCCGAGGCTCCCGAGGCGGCTGCCGACGCCGGTGACGACAGTGACGTACAGCCGTCGGACGACGCGGGTGACGCGGACGGGACGGATGACGTACAGGAGTCGTCCGGCAGTTAG
- a CDS encoding ABC transporter ATP-binding protein — protein sequence MTELSKTGAAVGEPVAAGPAKPSTAFLEVRDLKVHFPTDDGLVKSVDGLSFKLEKGQTLSIVGESGSGKSVTSLAIMGLHRLGARGKNVQMSGEIWLDGKELIEAAPDDVRRLRGREMAMIFQDPLSAMHPYYTVGSQIVEAYRVHNDVTKKAARKRAVELLDRVGIPEPAKRVDSYPHEFSGGMRQRAMIAMSLANNPQLLIADEPTTALDVTVQAQILDLIRDLQKEFESAVVLITHDLGVVAEIADQVLVMYGGRCVERGPVDKIFAEPQHPYTWGLLGSMPRIDREQTERLIPVKGQPPSLINVPSGCAFHPRCPYADLPKGGITRTQRPELHEVGSDHFSACHLSPEDRTRIWTEEIAPKL from the coding sequence GTGACCGAACTGTCCAAAACCGGTGCCGCCGTGGGCGAGCCGGTGGCCGCGGGCCCGGCCAAGCCCTCGACCGCCTTCCTCGAAGTGCGCGACCTCAAGGTGCACTTCCCGACCGACGACGGTCTCGTCAAGTCCGTCGACGGGCTCAGCTTCAAGCTGGAGAAGGGCCAGACCCTCTCCATCGTGGGCGAGTCCGGCTCCGGCAAGTCCGTGACATCGCTGGCGATCATGGGCCTGCACCGGCTCGGCGCGCGCGGCAAGAACGTGCAGATGTCCGGCGAGATCTGGCTCGACGGCAAGGAGCTGATCGAGGCCGCCCCGGACGACGTGCGCCGGCTCCGCGGCCGCGAGATGGCGATGATCTTCCAGGATCCGCTGTCCGCGATGCACCCGTACTACACGGTCGGCAGCCAGATCGTGGAGGCGTACCGCGTCCACAACGACGTGACCAAGAAGGCCGCGCGCAAGCGGGCCGTCGAACTGCTCGACCGGGTGGGCATCCCCGAGCCGGCCAAGCGCGTCGACAGCTACCCGCACGAGTTCTCCGGCGGTATGCGCCAGCGCGCGATGATCGCGATGTCGCTGGCGAACAACCCGCAGCTGCTCATCGCGGACGAGCCGACCACCGCCCTCGACGTCACCGTCCAGGCGCAGATCCTCGACCTGATCAGGGATCTGCAGAAGGAGTTCGAGTCCGCGGTCGTCCTCATCACCCACGACCTGGGTGTCGTCGCCGAGATCGCCGACCAGGTCCTGGTCATGTACGGCGGTCGCTGCGTGGAGCGCGGTCCCGTCGACAAGATCTTCGCCGAGCCGCAGCACCCGTACACCTGGGGTCTGCTCGGATCGATGCCGCGCATCGACCGTGAGCAGACCGAGCGGCTCATCCCCGTCAAGGGCCAGCCGCCGTCCCTCATCAACGTCCCCTCGGGCTGCGCCTTCCACCCGCGCTGCCCGTACGCGGACCTGCCCAAGGGCGGCATCACCCGCACCCAGCGGCCCGAGCTGCACGAGGTCGGCAGCGACCACTTCTCCGCCTGCCACCTCTCGCCGGAGGACCGTACGCGGATCTGGACCGAAGAGATTGCGCCGAAGCTGTGA
- a CDS encoding TetR family transcriptional regulator, which yields MSHTLGVRQAQKQKTRQALLDAALELLEDQSLSSLGLREVTRAVGVAPTAFYRHFDSTAELGVALVEEALGSLHETISTMLTQTGSNEERLGRTVELIARLVRTHPSHVRFIARERHGGVQRVRDAIGGQLTRFTEEVTEGLAADPVSAGWSRDDLRMLAWHYVEHMVMTACVFLETPPERMDAAIDLATRQLRLVNLGRAHWLD from the coding sequence ATGAGTCACACCCTCGGCGTCCGGCAGGCCCAGAAGCAGAAGACCCGACAGGCGCTGCTCGACGCGGCGTTGGAGCTGCTCGAGGACCAGAGCCTGTCGAGCCTGGGGCTGCGCGAGGTCACCCGGGCCGTCGGGGTCGCGCCGACCGCGTTCTACCGGCACTTCGACTCGACGGCCGAGCTCGGCGTCGCGCTCGTCGAGGAGGCGCTCGGCAGCCTGCACGAGACGATCAGCACGATGCTGACCCAGACGGGGAGCAATGAGGAACGCCTCGGCCGGACGGTCGAGTTGATCGCCCGTCTGGTCCGCACGCACCCCTCCCACGTGCGCTTCATCGCGCGTGAGCGGCACGGCGGCGTCCAGCGGGTGCGGGATGCCATCGGCGGGCAGCTCACGCGGTTCACCGAGGAGGTGACCGAGGGGCTGGCCGCGGACCCCGTGTCCGCCGGCTGGAGCCGCGACGACCTGCGGATGCTCGCCTGGCACTACGTCGAGCACATGGTGATGACCGCGTGCGTCTTCCTGGAGACCCCGCCGGAGCGCATGGACGCGGCGATCGACCTCGCCACACGGCAGTTGCGCCTCGTCAACCTCGGCAGGGCACACTGGCTGGACTGA